In the Clostridium beijerinckii genome, one interval contains:
- the pgsA gene encoding CDP-diacylglycerol--glycerol-3-phosphate 3-phosphatidyltransferase: protein MNLANKLTLIRIFLVPVFLVFIAVKDIPYGSFIATFIFILASLTDKLDGYIARSRNQITNFGKFMDPLADKLLVTAALISLVDLQVVPGWAAVVIIAREFAVSGLRSIAAAQGRVIAASWWGKIKTVIQIIAIILLLLKVNIHDARLLKIFVIDNYYLKGFFKFAPMIMLMIAVIVTLLSGYDYFKKNKEAVSYDK from the coding sequence ATGAATCTTGCAAATAAGTTAACCTTAATTAGAATATTTTTGGTTCCTGTATTTTTAGTATTTATAGCAGTTAAAGATATACCATATGGAAGTTTTATTGCTACATTTATATTTATTTTAGCTTCATTAACGGATAAGTTAGATGGGTATATTGCTAGATCTAGAAATCAAATAACTAACTTTGGAAAATTTATGGATCCTTTAGCAGATAAATTATTAGTTACTGCGGCGTTAATTTCTTTAGTTGATTTACAGGTAGTACCAGGATGGGCAGCCGTAGTTATAATTGCACGAGAATTTGCTGTTTCAGGTTTAAGATCAATAGCGGCAGCGCAAGGAAGAGTTATAGCAGCTAGCTGGTGGGGAAAAATTAAAACGGTTATACAAATTATAGCAATAATTTTATTATTATTAAAAGTAAATATTCATGATGCAAGGCTGTTAAAAATTTTTGTAATAGACAATTATTATTTGAAAGGATTTTTTAAATTCGCTCCAATGATAATGCTTATGATTGCGGTTATAGTAACCCTGCTTTCAGGTTACGATTACTTTAAAAAGAATAAGGAAGCTGTTTCTTACGATAAATAA
- a CDS encoding M16 family metallopeptidase — protein MYNTYTLKNGLRIVTEKIEHLNSISVGVMVQNGSRNESPEVNGISHFIEHMFFKGTDKRTSKEIMEDIENVGGQINAFTSKEATCYYIKALDTHLDLTLDVLSDILLNAKFDPEEIEKEKGVVIEEINMSEDSPEDVLDDVHSKACFGNESLGYPILGTIPLVKSFTREKILNFISEKYTPYNSVISVCGKFNDKELDELINKYFGEWKSKGEYTPEYDKTIIQVDSAYAKKEIEQLHISLGLEGLPYGDENNYALVLLNNIFGSGASSILFQKVREELGLCYSITSYLQPFQGVGTLNIYAGLNRNYGEKALEVIEKEITLFSKNGITDKQLEINKEKIKANYILGLESTSSRMFSNAKTFLFRNKIKTQEEVIKKIDNIRKDDIQYVLERCFKKGVINAAYVGQDVEYSKLDSIILKSAKAYDNSNHNGKINL, from the coding sequence ATGTATAACACATATACCCTTAAAAATGGATTAAGAATTGTAACAGAAAAAATAGAACACTTAAATTCTATCAGTGTTGGAGTAATGGTTCAGAATGGTTCTAGAAATGAGAGTCCAGAAGTTAATGGAATATCCCATTTTATTGAGCATATGTTTTTTAAAGGAACTGATAAAAGAACTTCTAAAGAAATAATGGAGGATATTGAGAATGTTGGAGGACAGATCAATGCTTTCACAAGTAAAGAAGCTACCTGTTATTATATTAAAGCATTAGATACCCATCTAGATTTAACGTTAGATGTCCTTTCAGACATACTTTTAAATGCAAAATTCGATCCAGAAGAGATAGAAAAAGAAAAAGGCGTAGTAATTGAAGAAATTAATATGAGTGAAGATTCGCCGGAAGATGTATTAGATGATGTGCATTCTAAAGCTTGTTTTGGAAATGAGTCGTTAGGATATCCTATTTTAGGAACAATACCATTGGTAAAGTCATTTACTAGAGAAAAGATATTAAATTTTATTAGTGAAAAGTATACGCCATATAATTCTGTAATATCAGTTTGTGGTAAATTCAATGATAAAGAGTTAGATGAATTGATTAATAAATATTTTGGTGAATGGAAAAGCAAAGGTGAATATACTCCAGAATATGATAAAACAATAATACAAGTTGATTCTGCATATGCAAAAAAAGAAATCGAGCAGCTTCATATTTCTCTGGGATTAGAGGGATTACCTTATGGAGATGAAAACAATTACGCATTAGTGCTACTTAATAATATATTTGGAAGTGGTGCATCTTCAATCCTTTTCCAAAAAGTGCGAGAAGAATTAGGATTATGTTATTCTATAACATCTTACCTGCAACCATTTCAGGGAGTTGGAACTTTAAATATATATGCCGGATTAAATAGAAATTATGGAGAGAAGGCTTTAGAAGTTATAGAAAAAGAAATTACTCTATTTAGTAAGAACGGAATAACTGATAAGCAGCTTGAAATAAATAAGGAGAAAATTAAAGCTAATTATATTTTAGGGCTTGAAAGTACTAGTTCGAGAATGTTCTCGAATGCAAAGACATTCTTGTTTAGAAATAAAATAAAAACTCAAGAAGAAGTAATAAAGAAAATAGATAATATAAGAAAAGATGATATACAATACGTCTTAGAAAGATGTTTTAAAAAGGGAGTTATAAATGCAGCGTATGTTGGGCAAGATGTAGAATATAGTAAATTAGATTCTATAATACTAAAGAGTGCCAAAGCATATGATAACTCAAATCATAATGGTAAAATTAATTTATAG
- a CDS encoding ClpP family protease, which yields MDKYILNNNEKEKEDKNTSEAQDKIENVKELGNTTLATPNKRIQVLSIIGQIEGHSVLPPQTKATKYEHIIPQLIDIEQNDDAKGLLIVLNTVGGDVEAGLAISEMIRSMSKPTVSIVIGGGHSIGVPLATSADFSFITPSATMIVHPVRMNGFVIGVSQTFEYFKKMQERINEFIVRTSNIKPDTLERFMLQTDDLLNDVGTMLIGKQAVDCGLIDQVGGIQEALSKLNELIEK from the coding sequence ATGGATAAATATATTTTAAATAATAATGAGAAAGAAAAGGAAGATAAAAATACATCAGAAGCACAGGATAAAATAGAAAATGTAAAAGAACTTGGAAATACTACATTAGCAACTCCAAATAAAAGAATACAGGTTTTATCTATAATAGGGCAGATTGAAGGGCATTCTGTACTTCCCCCACAAACAAAAGCCACAAAATATGAACATATTATACCTCAATTAATAGATATCGAACAAAATGATGATGCAAAAGGGCTACTCATAGTCTTAAATACAGTTGGAGGAGATGTAGAAGCTGGTTTAGCTATTTCTGAAATGATTCGAAGTATGTCAAAACCAACCGTTTCTATAGTAATTGGTGGAGGTCATTCCATAGGAGTACCGCTTGCTACATCAGCAGACTTTTCATTTATAACACCATCTGCAACAATGATAGTTCATCCAGTAAGAATGAATGGATTTGTGATTGGAGTATCTCAAACATTTGAATACTTTAAGAAAATGCAAGAAAGAATAAATGAGTTTATAGTTAGAACATCAAATATAAAACCAGATACTTTAGAAAGATTCATGCTTCAGACAGATGATTTATTAAATGATGTAGGAACAATGTTAATTGGAAAGCAAGCAGTTGATTGTGGACTTATTGACCAAGTTGGAGGAATACAGGAAGCTTTAAGCAAACTTAACGAATTAATAGAAAAATAG
- the dapG gene encoding aspartate kinase: protein MKIVVQKFGGTSVSTEENRKKVIEKVKSAIKDGYSPVVVVSAMGRKGQPYATDTLLSLISDKFKNANKLAQDLLMTCGEIISSVVMSNDLYNAGIDAVPLTGGQAGILTDNNFTDATCIEVKPKKILELVSQGRIPVVTGFQGMTENGYLTTLGRGGSDTTASILGVALKASEIEIYTDVDGIMTADPRVVENANLIDVISYNEVFQLADKGATVIHPKAVEVAMEGNIPILIKNTMSNSKGTLINNFGDKSNDRIMTGIASQKNRIQISIRAAENQGNVKYKNVLDLLAANKISLDLINIFPNEQIFTINQVDKEILENVLNSASLKYTLIDNCSKVAVIGSRMKGIPGVMAKIIKALRDNNIEVLQTADSHMTIWCLVHSENEKEAINVLHKTFKL from the coding sequence ATGAAAATAGTTGTACAAAAGTTTGGAGGAACTTCAGTATCCACTGAAGAAAATAGAAAGAAAGTAATTGAAAAAGTTAAGAGTGCTATTAAAGATGGATATAGTCCTGTTGTGGTAGTATCAGCAATGGGAAGAAAAGGTCAGCCATATGCAACAGATACATTATTATCATTAATAAGCGATAAATTTAAAAATGCCAATAAGTTAGCACAAGACTTATTAATGACATGTGGAGAAATTATAAGCTCAGTTGTTATGAGTAATGATTTGTATAATGCAGGAATTGATGCTGTACCACTTACTGGCGGACAAGCAGGAATATTAACTGATAATAATTTTACTGATGCAACTTGTATTGAGGTGAAACCTAAAAAAATACTAGAGTTAGTGTCTCAAGGAAGAATTCCTGTAGTAACTGGATTTCAAGGAATGACTGAAAACGGATATTTAACTACTTTAGGCAGAGGGGGAAGCGATACGACGGCTTCTATTTTAGGAGTGGCCCTTAAAGCGTCAGAAATTGAAATATATACTGATGTAGATGGAATCATGACAGCAGATCCAAGAGTTGTTGAAAATGCAAATTTAATTGATGTTATAAGCTATAATGAAGTATTCCAACTAGCAGATAAGGGGGCAACAGTAATTCATCCAAAAGCTGTAGAAGTTGCAATGGAAGGAAATATTCCTATATTAATTAAAAATACTATGAGCAATAGTAAAGGAACTTTAATAAACAACTTTGGAGATAAAAGCAATGACAGGATAATGACAGGAATCGCAAGCCAAAAGAATAGAATTCAGATTTCTATAAGGGCTGCAGAAAATCAAGGAAATGTAAAATACAAAAATGTATTGGATTTATTAGCTGCAAATAAAATAAGCTTAGATCTAATAAATATATTTCCTAATGAACAAATTTTCACTATAAATCAAGTGGATAAAGAGATTTTAGAAAATGTTCTAAATAGTGCTAGTTTAAAGTATACTTTGATAGACAACTGTAGCAAAGTAGCGGTTATTGGTTCTAGAATGAAGGGAATACCAGGAGTAATGGCTAAAATAATCAAGGCATTAAGGGATAATAATATAGAAGTATTACAAACAGCGGATTCTCATATGACAATCTGGTGCTTGGTTCACTCTGAAAATGAAAAAGAAGCAATAAATGTTTTACATAAAACTTTTAAACTTTAA
- a CDS encoding polyribonucleotide nucleotidyltransferase: MNNVLTTEIAGRELKVEFGKVGMLSNAATFTSYGDTVILTNVNASEQPREGIDFFPLSVEYEERLYAVGKIPGGFIKREGRPSEKAILNGRAVDRTLRPLFPKGYRNDVQVVTTVVSVEKDNLPEILAINAASLALCLSSIPYTIPAAAVQVGIIDGKFVTNPDTQGREKSILHLTVCATKERVMMIEAGGQEIPEDTMIDAIKYGFDECQKIIAFQEEAVAKFGKKKDEPVLYAVDPELEKDVKEFASDMIKEAMYIMEKDERNAAVDAVYEKVNEAFGEKYADKMGDIKEVLYTMQKKVVRHMLLKDKRRPDGRAFDQIRPLGCEIGILPRTHGTGLFTRGLTQVMTVATLGSISEIQILDGIDEAQSKRYMHHYNFPGYSVGEVKPLRGPGRREIGHGALAERALEPLIPSEEEFPYTIRLVSEVLSSNGSTSQASVCGSTLALLDAGVPIKRPAAGIAMGLITSEDLSEEAVLTDIQGIEDFFGDMDFKVAGTTEGITSIQVDTKLQGFSFNVVENAIRDARKARLTIIDKINECISTPKEDVSLYAPKTQIMSINPDKIRDVIGAGGKVINKIIQDTGVKIDIKEDGTVFVSSTDHNGVNEAIKIIEGLTKEVKAGEVYLGKVTKITTFGAFVEILPSKEGLVHISKLAKERVNKVEDVVSIGDEILVKVTEIDNQGRINLSRKDALVEQENKEEK, encoded by the coding sequence ATGAATAACGTTCTAACGACTGAAATCGCTGGAAGAGAATTGAAAGTTGAGTTCGGAAAAGTAGGTATGTTATCAAATGCAGCAACATTTACTAGCTATGGAGACACAGTAATTTTAACTAATGTTAATGCATCAGAGCAGCCAAGAGAAGGAATTGATTTCTTTCCTCTAAGTGTTGAATATGAAGAAAGATTATATGCAGTAGGTAAAATTCCAGGTGGATTTATCAAGAGAGAAGGAAGACCATCAGAAAAAGCTATATTAAATGGTAGAGCTGTTGATAGAACTCTAAGACCTCTATTTCCAAAGGGATACAGAAATGACGTTCAAGTTGTTACTACAGTTGTATCCGTAGAAAAAGATAATTTGCCAGAAATCTTAGCAATTAATGCAGCATCGCTTGCATTATGCCTTTCAAGTATTCCTTATACAATTCCAGCTGCAGCAGTTCAAGTAGGAATTATCGATGGTAAATTCGTTACAAATCCAGATACTCAAGGTCGTGAAAAAAGCATTCTTCATTTAACAGTATGCGCTACAAAAGAAAGAGTAATGATGATTGAAGCTGGTGGACAGGAGATACCAGAAGATACTATGATAGACGCTATTAAATATGGTTTTGATGAGTGTCAAAAGATTATTGCATTCCAAGAAGAAGCAGTAGCTAAGTTTGGAAAGAAAAAAGATGAACCAGTATTATATGCTGTAGATCCAGAACTTGAAAAAGATGTTAAAGAATTTGCATCTGACATGATTAAAGAAGCAATGTATATCATGGAAAAAGATGAAAGAAATGCTGCTGTTGATGCAGTTTATGAAAAAGTTAATGAAGCATTTGGTGAAAAATATGCTGACAAAATGGGCGATATTAAGGAAGTTCTTTACACTATGCAAAAGAAAGTTGTAAGGCACATGCTTCTAAAAGATAAGAGAAGGCCAGATGGAAGAGCATTTGATCAAATCAGACCATTAGGATGTGAAATAGGAATTTTGCCTAGAACACACGGTACAGGATTATTCACAAGAGGATTAACTCAAGTAATGACAGTTGCAACTCTTGGTTCAATTAGCGAGATTCAAATTCTAGATGGAATAGATGAAGCTCAATCAAAACGATATATGCATCATTATAATTTCCCAGGATACAGTGTTGGAGAAGTAAAACCTTTAAGAGGTCCTGGTAGACGTGAAATAGGTCATGGAGCTTTAGCAGAAAGAGCTTTAGAACCATTAATCCCTTCCGAAGAAGAATTCCCATATACAATAAGATTAGTATCAGAAGTTTTAAGTTCTAATGGTTCAACTTCACAAGCATCAGTTTGTGGTTCAACATTAGCATTATTAGATGCAGGTGTACCAATTAAAAGACCAGCAGCTGGTATTGCAATGGGATTAATAACTTCAGAAGATTTAAGTGAAGAAGCAGTATTAACTGATATTCAAGGAATAGAAGATTTCTTTGGAGATATGGATTTTAAGGTAGCTGGAACAACAGAAGGTATAACATCTATTCAAGTAGATACTAAGCTTCAAGGTTTTAGTTTTAATGTAGTAGAAAATGCTATAAGAGATGCTAGAAAAGCTAGACTTACTATAATTGATAAAATAAACGAATGTATTTCTACACCTAAAGAAGATGTTTCATTATATGCTCCAAAAACACAAATTATGAGCATAAATCCTGATAAGATAAGGGATGTAATAGGAGCAGGTGGTAAGGTTATAAATAAAATTATACAAGATACAGGAGTTAAGATAGATATAAAAGAAGATGGAACTGTATTTGTAAGCTCAACTGATCATAATGGTGTTAATGAAGCCATAAAGATAATAGAAGGATTAACTAAAGAAGTTAAAGCTGGAGAAGTTTATCTTGGAAAAGTTACTAAAATAACTACATTTGGAGCTTTTGTTGAGATTTTACCAAGTAAAGAAGGATTAGTTCATATTTCTAAGCTAGCTAAGGAAAGAGTGAACAAAGTAGAAGATGTAGTATCTATTGGAGATGAGATTTTAGTTAAGGTTACAGAAATTGATAACCAAGGTAGAATAAATCTTTCGAGAAAAGATGCTTTAGTAGAACAAGAAAATAAGGAAGAGAAATAA
- a CDS encoding YlmC/YmxH family sporulation protein, with translation MSEENKVKYLSDIERYELININDGEKYDYLLNNDLIIDEEGNFKYLIVNLSGGKFNLFSSKDFLEIPWDCVKKIGAKTIILDADEEVIKKVKL, from the coding sequence ATGAGCGAAGAAAATAAGGTGAAATATTTAAGTGACATAGAGAGATACGAACTTATTAATATAAATGATGGTGAAAAATATGATTATCTATTGAATAATGATCTAATAATAGATGAAGAAGGAAATTTTAAATATTTAATAGTTAATTTAAGTGGCGGAAAATTTAATCTATTTAGCAGTAAAGATTTTTTAGAAATTCCATGGGATTGTGTAAAAAAAATTGGTGCTAAAACTATCATATTAGATGCAGATGAGGAAGTAATAAAAAAAGTAAAGTTATAA
- the rimO gene encoding 30S ribosomal protein S12 methylthiotransferase RimO: MVSLGCDKNRVDSEIILGKMSDEYEITNNPKNADIIIVNTCGFIESAKQESIDTILEMANYKINYKCKLLIATGCLTQRYGEELKTLIPEIDIMLGVNDYNKINEIITEFIDGNKLATELLNYSDENINEGKRIITTQRESAYIRIAEGCNNFCTYCIIPKIRGKFRSRKMENIINEARDLSESGVKEIILIAQDTTLYGSDIYGKKNLHVLLKELSKIEGIEWIRVLYCYPEEIYDELINEIACNEKVVKYLDIPIQHISDKILKLMGRKTSKKDIINKIQILRERVPEIVIRTTFIVGFPNETDEDFNEIIDFLKEHKLEKVGAFTYSQEEDTPAAKMDGQIDEEIKEKREEDLMLLQKNISEEINKLKIGKLYDILVEGYNGKCYYGRSYEMAPDIDANVLFESNAKIENGEFVKVKIVETMDYDLVGVVVDESCK, from the coding sequence ATGGTAAGCTTAGGCTGTGATAAAAATAGAGTTGACTCAGAGATAATATTAGGTAAGATGAGTGATGAATATGAGATAACTAATAACCCCAAGAACGCAGATATAATTATAGTGAATACATGCGGATTTATAGAGAGTGCCAAACAAGAATCCATTGACACAATTTTAGAGATGGCTAATTATAAAATTAATTATAAATGCAAACTGCTTATAGCTACAGGGTGTCTTACTCAAAGATATGGAGAAGAGTTGAAGACATTAATACCTGAAATAGATATAATGCTTGGAGTTAATGACTATAATAAAATAAATGAAATCATAACTGAATTTATAGATGGAAATAAATTAGCAACAGAACTTTTGAATTATTCCGATGAAAACATTAATGAAGGAAAGAGAATTATTACAACTCAAAGGGAGAGTGCATATATAAGAATAGCAGAAGGATGCAATAATTTTTGCACATATTGTATAATTCCTAAGATAAGGGGAAAATTTAGAAGTAGGAAGATGGAAAATATTATAAATGAAGCAAGAGATTTGAGTGAGAGTGGAGTAAAGGAAATTATACTTATAGCTCAAGACACTACTTTATATGGAAGCGATATTTATGGGAAAAAGAATCTGCATGTTCTTCTTAAGGAATTATCCAAAATTGAAGGAATTGAATGGATAAGGGTGCTTTATTGTTATCCAGAAGAGATATATGATGAACTTATAAACGAAATTGCTTGCAATGAAAAAGTTGTAAAGTATTTAGATATACCTATTCAACATATAAGCGATAAGATTTTAAAACTTATGGGAAGAAAAACTAGTAAAAAAGATATAATTAATAAAATACAAATTTTAAGAGAAAGAGTTCCTGAAATTGTTATAAGAACAACATTTATAGTAGGATTTCCAAACGAAACTGATGAAGATTTTAATGAAATTATTGATTTCTTAAAGGAACATAAGCTTGAGAAAGTAGGTGCATTTACTTATTCTCAGGAAGAAGATACTCCAGCTGCTAAAATGGATGGGCAAATAGATGAAGAAATTAAGGAAAAAAGAGAAGAAGATTTAATGCTTTTACAAAAGAATATTTCAGAAGAAATAAATAAATTGAAAATTGGAAAGTTATATGATATTCTTGTTGAGGGATATAATGGAAAGTGCTATTATGGAAGAAGCTATGAAATGGCTCCTGATATAGATGCAAATGTATTATTTGAATCAAATGCAAAAATAGAAAATGGTGAATTTGTAAAGGTAAAAATAGTAGAGACTATGGATTATGATTTAGTGGGAGTTGTTGTTGATGAATCTTGCAAATAA
- a CDS encoding DNA translocase FtsK — protein MGRTKGKHSTTKSKKDENTINPDIVGIVYIATGIILGIAIYTSLAGILSSLAQRVSYVVIGIGANALPIYLIYFGFQYIKTRGNIKLSKNFFGITILVAVTILTFGTINIQSLDGQGSFFENFKVILNDSAQTPHGGIMAYLICYPMYKIIGALGTYIVLLAFSIIAITLIFDITLYDLGIKAYNKGEKIRNSRRSRKVRDEQKPVRENFINIVEKDDKENEKEAFLSGVEKKIKILDFMKNTSDDTEISPISKAEVSSDIQIESFIEKPTQSHTKKKENLGNDVKEVVNKEIQEHIMEQKETKEYKHPSLELLKLNSNTKLNSSDKKELIENANKLEEILSNFGVDAKVTQVTKGPSVTRFELQPSPGVKVSKIVNLSDDIALGLAASGIRIEAPIPGKAAVGIEVPNGKQKPVFLREVLENDEFIESKKKLAFALGKDISGKCVVGDLSKMPHTLIAGATGSGKSVCINSLIISLLYKYNPEEVKLLMVDPKVVELNVYNGIPHLLIPVVTDPKKAAAALNWAVNEMTNRYKLFADSGVRNMESYNELFNKGIIEQKLPYIVIIVDELADLMMVCPNDVEDYIGRLAQMARAAGMHLVIATQRPSVDVITGVIKANIPSRISFAVSSQIDSRTILDGSGAEKLLGKGDMLYYPVGESKPLRVQGCFISEEEVEQVVSFIKSEQGDTKYEEDIIDHINNASDSKSVDANDSNDDVDELLNEVINVVVEYGQASTSFIQRKFRIGFNRASRIMDQLEERGIISEKDGSRPRQVLITKQQLLEDEHEEEN, from the coding sequence GTGGGTAGGACTAAAGGCAAACATAGCACTACAAAAAGTAAAAAAGATGAAAACACAATAAATCCAGATATAGTAGGAATAGTGTATATTGCAACAGGAATAATACTTGGTATAGCAATATACACTTCTTTAGCTGGAATATTATCATCTTTAGCGCAAAGAGTATCATATGTAGTAATTGGAATAGGTGCAAATGCATTGCCTATTTATTTAATATATTTTGGATTCCAATATATAAAAACACGAGGAAATATTAAATTAAGCAAGAATTTTTTTGGAATAACTATATTAGTAGCTGTTACCATATTGACATTTGGAACAATAAACATTCAAAGTTTAGACGGGCAAGGAAGTTTTTTTGAAAATTTTAAGGTCATACTTAATGATAGCGCCCAGACTCCTCATGGTGGAATAATGGCATATCTCATATGTTATCCAATGTATAAAATTATAGGGGCCCTTGGGACATATATAGTTCTTCTCGCATTTTCAATAATTGCCATCACTTTGATTTTCGATATTACTCTTTATGATTTAGGGATAAAGGCCTACAATAAAGGTGAAAAAATAAGAAATAGCAGAAGAAGTAGAAAAGTAAGGGATGAGCAGAAACCAGTTAGAGAGAACTTTATAAATATAGTAGAAAAAGATGATAAAGAAAATGAAAAAGAAGCATTTCTTTCTGGTGTAGAAAAGAAGATAAAAATTCTAGATTTTATGAAAAATACTAGTGATGATACAGAAATCTCACCTATATCAAAAGCTGAAGTATCATCAGATATTCAGATAGAGAGTTTTATAGAAAAACCTACGCAAAGTCATACTAAGAAGAAAGAAAACTTAGGTAATGATGTTAAGGAAGTAGTAAATAAAGAGATACAAGAACATATAATGGAACAAAAAGAAACTAAGGAGTATAAACATCCAAGCCTTGAATTATTAAAATTAAATTCAAATACAAAACTTAATAGCAGTGACAAAAAAGAATTAATAGAGAATGCTAATAAGCTTGAAGAAATATTATCTAATTTTGGAGTAGATGCCAAGGTTACTCAAGTTACAAAAGGTCCATCAGTTACGAGATTTGAACTTCAGCCAAGTCCGGGTGTCAAAGTTAGTAAGATTGTAAATCTATCTGATGATATAGCTTTAGGGTTAGCAGCTTCTGGGATAAGAATAGAAGCACCAATTCCAGGTAAGGCGGCAGTTGGTATAGAAGTTCCAAATGGAAAACAAAAACCAGTCTTTTTAAGAGAAGTTCTAGAAAATGATGAATTTATCGAGTCTAAGAAAAAGCTTGCATTTGCTTTAGGAAAAGATATATCAGGAAAATGTGTTGTGGGAGATTTGAGTAAGATGCCACATACACTGATTGCAGGGGCAACAGGTTCTGGTAAGAGTGTATGCATAAACTCTCTTATAATAAGCCTATTATATAAGTATAATCCAGAAGAAGTTAAACTTTTAATGGTAGATCCAAAGGTTGTTGAGTTAAATGTTTATAATGGAATACCACATCTTTTGATTCCAGTTGTTACAGATCCTAAGAAAGCGGCAGCAGCTTTAAATTGGGCAGTAAATGAAATGACCAATAGGTATAAGCTCTTTGCAGACTCTGGAGTTAGAAATATGGAGTCGTATAATGAATTATTTAATAAGGGTATAATAGAACAAAAACTGCCATATATAGTTATTATAGTAGATGAGCTTGCTGATCTTATGATGGTATGTCCTAATGATGTAGAAGATTATATTGGAAGATTAGCACAAATGGCAAGAGCTGCAGGTATGCATTTAGTTATAGCAACTCAAAGACCATCAGTTGATGTAATAACAGGGGTAATTAAAGCTAATATTCCATCTAGAATATCATTTGCAGTATCATCTCAAATTGATTCTAGAACTATCTTAGATGGATCCGGAGCGGAAAAATTGTTAGGAAAAGGTGACATGTTATATTATCCAGTGGGAGAAAGTAAGCCTCTTAGAGTTCAAGGCTGCTTCATATCGGAGGAAGAAGTAGAGCAAGTTGTATCGTTTATTAAGAGTGAACAGGGTGATACTAAGTATGAAGAAGATATAATTGATCATATTAATAATGCGTCAGATTCAAAATCTGTGGATGCAAATGATAGTAATGACGATGTTGATGAATTACTTAATGAGGTGATAAATGTTGTAGTTGAGTATGGTCAGGCATCAACTTCGTTTATTCAAAGAAAGTTCAGAATAGGGTTTAATAGAGCTTCTAGAATAATGGATCAATTAGAAGAACGGGGGATTATATCGGAAAAGGATGGAAGTAGACCAAGGCAGGTGCTTATTACTAAGCAGCAGCTATTAGAAGATGAACATGAAGAGGAAAATTAA